TCACTTTTTCCAATGTCTGTATCAGGTTATTCATTCGGATTTCCTCCTAAAAAAGCGGCGCTCCCGGAAAGGAGCGCCGCACCGGGGCACTTAGGAAACACTGCTACATGCAGCACAGCCATCTTGGCGTATCTTTTCCGCCCTATCTTTGCCCTCCATCCTCCACAGAGCAATCCTCTGCGTCCGGTTTGCCTCCTTAATAGGACGAAATACCCGCACAAATCTGACAGACTTCATTTTATCAGTGCTTCCTTGAGGCCTATTTCATTTCGCTTTGAATCTCCTTCAAGCGAGCCTCTCCTATCTGTTCTTTATACGCCTCATAAATCGGCTTTACCATTTCCCTCATATTACCCATTTCTGCAGAAGAGAGCTCATTGACTTCTATGCCCTTTTCCTTCATCTTATTCAGATATTCCCCGTCGAGCTTCCGATTCGCTGCACGCTGCCACACAGCGGCTTCATCCGCACATTCCTGGAGAAGCTTCTGATCCTCTGTCGAGAACGTATCCCACTTCTTCTTGCTCATGATCAGAATGTACGGCGTGTAGAAGTGATGCGAGATCGTCAAATACTTCTGCGCCTCATAGAGTCCGCCATCGTAAATGATCGTATTCGGATTGTCCTGCCCGTCAATCGTCTTCTGCTCCAATGCAGTGAATACCTCATTGAATGCCATCGGCGTCGGGTTCGCGCCCCAAGTTTTGAACGTGTCGATCATGATGGGATTCTGCATGACGCGAATCTTCAAGCCCTTCAGATCATCCACCGTCTGAATCGGACGCTTGCTGTTTGTAATATTCCGGAATCCGTTCTCAAAGAACGCAAGACCCTTGATATTTTGCTCATCCAAGGATGCGAGAATCTCCTTGCCTGCCTTCCCTGCGAGCACCTTGTCGACTTGGTCCACATTCTCAAACATAAAGGGAAGATCAAATGCAAGGAATGCCTTGTTGAACTCCGCAAGCGGCGAACCGGACGGCAGAGTCATGTCCAGCGTCCCCATCTGCAGGGCTTCCGTCATGGACTTGTCGTTTCCGAGCTGTCCGTCTCCATACAGATCCACCTTGATCTTGCCATTGCTCTTTGATTCCACCAGCTCCTTGAACTTCTTCAGCCCCTGTCCGCCGGAGCTCGTGTCCAGGCTGGAACCGAAACCAACCTTGATCGTCTGGGCCGCTCCGTCCGATCCTTGTCCCGATTTGTCTCCCGCAGTCCCACACCCTGCGATAAGAATGCTCGATAGTGCCAGCAGAAGCCCCATCAACACAGCAAACCTTTTTTTCACCGTAATTCCTCCTCACACAAGCAAATTCATCATATAAATTCTTGTCTGTAATTATATTATTTCAATCGACTTGTGTCAATATGTTTTAGGAAGTTTATTTTTGTCACTATATTTAAACGTGTGATTGCTGTTATTTGTTTTTAAATATAATTTTAAATTTATAAAAAGATGTGATAACTTAAGCTTGCAGGCGTCTTCCTGCGATTCTGATTTCTATCGATCCGTTCCCCTGCTATTGCGTTTTTTTCAGTTCGATATAGAATGTTTTCACAAGCGTTGAGAAAGGATCTATGCCGATGAGCGATACATCACACGCGCTGTCCCTCGTGGATAAAACAGCTGCGCGAATCATCAAGTATATCACAGACAACAATCTGCAGCCTGGAGAAAAGCTTCCGACGGAGTCCTCGTTCATCCAAATCCTTCATGTGGGCCGAGGTACGCTCCGTGAGGCCATAAAGCAGCTCAACTCACGAAATGTATTGGAGTCGCGCCAAGGGTCCGGCACCTACGTATCCGACAAGCGGGGCATTCCGCAAGACCCCCTCGGTCTGACGTTCCTGAAAAACGACCCTTCTCTCGTCCGTGACCTGATCGATGTTCGCCTGATGTTCGAGCCGGAAATTGCCGCGCTGGCGGCACATGCCGCTACCCCCGCACAGATTGCGGAGATCGAACACTGTTGCACGGTCGTCGAGCAATTGATTGATGCCGGAAAACCGTATGATGAAGAAGATCTCGCCTTTCATTCCTCCATTGCGAAAGCGAGCGGAAACCTGGTCGTCGTCAATCTCGTCCCCATCATCTACACTTCGATTCGATCCAGCATCCTCGCCACCTCCAATTCCTTGAGCAAAGAAACGCGAATCTACCATCGGAAGTGCATGGAAGCAATCAAAGCGCATGATATGGCGGGTGCGCGCTACGCCATGCTCATGCACCTCATCATCAACCGAAACCATCGCTTTTCGGACAACCTACAGGAACTCCATAAGTAATACAAAACTCTCTCCTGACAGCAATATTGCTTTCATCAGGAGAGAGTTTTGTATTTATCAGAGCCTGCAATGTATGATGACAATCGCCACATGATTTTAGCCAAAACAAAAACGCCCCGCATTCGCAAGGCGTCTCGTCAATCAGCGACTACTTATCCTCCCGGGCCGTCTCCAGCCAAGTACTTTCAGCGTTTATGTGCTTAACTGCTGTGTTCGGAATGGGAACAGGTGGTGCCACATAGCTATCGTCACTGAATCTCCTTAGAAAGTATATCCCTATACCTTCAAAATCATACAGAAAGCAAAGTTCGCTTCAGGTCGGCTCTCTAGTCAAGCCCTCGGCTTATTAGTATCGGTACGCTCCATACATTACTGCACTTCCACTCCCGACCTATCAACCAGATCGTCTCTCTGGTGCCTTACTAGATTCCTCTATGAGAGGTCTCATCTTTGGGCGGGTTTCACGCTTAGATGCTTTCAGCGTTTATCCCTTCCAGACGTAGCTACCCAGCCGTGCCCTTGGCAGGACAACTGGTACACCATCGGTCTGTCCACTCCGGTCCTCTCGTACTAGGAGCAGCTCCCTTCAAACCTCTTACGCCCGCGATGGATATGGACCGAACTGTCTCACGACGTTCTGAACCCAGCTCACGTACCACTTTAATGGGCGAACAGCCCAACCCTTGGGACCTGCTTCAGCCCCAGGATGTGATGAGCCGACATCGAGGTGCCAAACCTCCCCGTCGATATGGACTCTTGGGAGAGATTAGCCTGTTATCCCCAGGGTAGCTTTTATCCGTTGAGCGATGGCAATTCCACTCTCATTCCACCGGATCACTAAGCCCTACTTTCGTACCTGCTCGACTTGTCTGTCTCGCAGTCAAGCTCCCTTCTGCCTTTATACTCTTCGCGCGATTTCTGTCCGCGCTGAGGGAACCTTTGGACGCCTCCGTTGCTCTTTCGGAGGCGACCGCCCCAGTCAAACTGCCCGCCAGGCACTGTCCCGGATATCGTTACTATCTCGGTTAGAGGCTCAATGAATGAAGGCTGGTATCCCAAGGGTGACTCCCCACCTACTTGCGTCTGTGGCTCTTCGTCTCCCAGCTATCCTGTACGTCATCCACCAAGCATCCATGCCAGGCTGCAGTGAAGCTCCATGGGGTCTTTCTGTCCAGTCGCGGGTAACCTGCATCTTCACAGGTATTTCAATTTCACCGGGTCCCTCGTTGAGACAGCGCCCAAATCGTTACGCCTTTCGTGCGGGTCGGAACTTACCCGACAAGGAATTTCGCTACCTTAGGACCGTTATAGTTACGGCCGCCGTTTACAGGGGCTTCAATTCAAAGCTTCGCGTCTCCGCTAACCTCTCCTCTTAACCTTCCTGCACCGGGCAGGCGTCAGCACCTATACGTCAGATTTCTCTTTTGCAGGCACCTGTGTTTGTGGTAAACAGTCGCTTGGGCTTCTCTTCTGCCACCGCCTCCAGCTCCACTTGTTCAAGCTTCACCGGCTGCGGTCATCCTTCTCCCGAAGTTACGGATGCAATTTGCAGAGTTCCTTAACGAGGGTTTTCCCGCGCACCTTAGGATCCTCTCCCCGCCTACCTGTGTCGGTTTTGGTACGGGCGATGACATATCTCGTTAGAAGCTTTTCTTGGCAGTGTGGTACACTTCAATTCAGGTCTCCGTAGATTCCCTATCTATCACTTCTCGGCCTTTCGGATAAGGGATTTGCCTCCTATCCGGCCTACCGGCTTCGACGCGCTCTTCCAGTCGCGCGCTCAAGCTTCCTCCTGCGTCACTCCATCCTCAAACGATACGTCACCGGTACAGGAATATTTGCCTGTTGTCCATCGCCTATGCTTGCTGCCTCGGCTTAGGTCCCGACTTACCCTGGGACGACGAGCGTTGCCCAGGAACCCTTAGGCTTTCGGTGGGACGGATTCTCACCGTCCTTTTCGCTACTCATACCGGCATTCTCACTGCTAGCCGCTCCAGCGCTCCTTTCGGTACACCTTCGCTGCAACTAGTACGCTCCCCTACCCCGCATACTTGTGTATGCAGCCGTAGCTTCGGTTCTGTGCTTGAGCCCCGGATATCTTCGGCGCAGCATCTCTCGACCAGTGAGCTATTACGCACTCTTTGAATGGTGGCTGCTTCTGAGCCAACATCCTGGTTGTCTTCGAAATCCTACATCCTTCTCCACTTAGCACAGCATTCGGGACCTTAGCTGACGGTCTGGGCTGTTTCCCTCTTGACTACGGGTCTTATCACTCGCAGTCTGACTCCCAAGGTCTGCGTTATAGCCATTCGAAGTTTGACTAGAATTGGTACCCATTACAGGCCCGCGTCCGATCAGTGCTCTACCGTCTATAACGTTCCTTGAGGCTAGCCCTAAAGCTATTTCGGGGAGAACCAGCTATCTCCACGTTCGATTGGCATTTCACCCCTATGCACAGCTCATCCCAAAGTTTTTCAACACTCACGGGTTCGGTCCTCCACTCAATTTTACCTGAGCTTCAACCTGGCCATGCATAGATCACTGTGGTTTCGGGTCTATTCCATCCGACTTATTTCGCCCTCTTAAGACTCGCTTTCGCTTCGGCTCCGTGTCTCCCACTTAACCTTGCCGGATAAAATAACTCGCCGGTTCATTCTTCAATAGGCACGCTGTCACACGTTTAAAGTGCTTCAACTGCTTGTAGACATACGGTTTCAGGTTCTATTTCACTCCGCTCCCGCGGTTCTTTTCGCCTTTCCCTCACGGTACTTTCCTCTATCGGTCGTCAAGTAGTATTTTGCCTTGGATGGTGGTCCACCCTGCTTCCCACAAGGTTCCTCGTGCCCCGTGGTACTCTGGATACCGACCCTCTTCGTAAGATTTCATGTACGAGGGTTTCACTCTCTTCGCCCAGCTTTCCCAAGCTGTTCCATTATCTTACAACCAATTTCTGTCGGTCCTCAACCCCGTAAAACCGAAGTCTTACGGTTTGGGCTCTTCCCGCTTCGCTCGCCGCTACTGAGGGAATCTCGCGCGCTCCACTCATGAACATGCTGGCGCACCTGCTTGTCTGTGCTTCCCTCTGCTTTGTTGGCTTCGCTTGTCATAGCCACCGCTATGCCGCGCTCTTCCGCCTCGCAGAGAAAATCACATCCTTCGCATCTGCATCCAGCCCATTCATGAGCGGAACGCTGTTGATTACTTTTCCTCTCCCTACTTAGATGTTTCAGTTCAGGAGGTCTGTCTTCCTTTCGGATACCGGCCCGTTACAACCGGTGGGTTGCCCCATTCGGATATCTGTGGATCTATGCCTATTTGCGGCTCCCCACAGCTTTTCGCAGCTTATCGCGTCCTTCTTCGACTCTTGACGCCAAGGCATCCGCCGTATGCCCTTTGTAGCTTGACTTCTTCGGCTTTGACGATCCATCTTCATCCGATTGCGTTGTCGCTCGTCGATTGCCATCCTCAACGTACGTGCTGTACGCTTCCGGCGTCAATCTTCCTCGCTCCTAGCACCAGGACGAACCTGTATCGTCAAGAGCATGATAAGAGGTTTTATCCTTCTAGCCACTGCTCTCTTTTCGCCATCTTTGCCATTCACCTTAAAGGTTCATCATTTGATGTCTTGTTATTGTGATCCTAAAGCGTTTAGGAAAACCATTTGCATGATTTTCTTTTTTGCTTTGCTTTCTATATAATTTTCAAGGTACAGCTGCCGCTATTTTTCCCGCGGCAGGAGGGCTCATACCCTCAAAACTAGACAATGCAGTACCAGGTTGCCTCGACTTCTAAAGTTATCCTTAGAAAGGAGGTGATCCAGCCGCACCTTCCGATACGGCTACCTTGTTACGACTTCACCCCAATCATCGCCCCCACCTTAGGCGGCTAGGTCCTTGCGGTTCCTCCACCGACTTCGGGTGTGAATGACTTTCGTGGTGTGACGGGCGGTGTGTACAAGGCCCGGGAACGTATTCACCGCAGTATGCTGACCTGCGATTACTAGCGATTCCGACTTCATGCAGGCGGGTTTCAGCCTGCAATCCGAACTGAGAGATGGTTTAAGGGGTTCGCTCATGGTCGCCCATTCGCTGCTCTCTGTCCATCCCATTGTAGTACGTGTGTAGCCCAGGACATAAGGGGCATGATGACTTGACGTCATCCCCGCCTTCCTCCGCGTTCTCCGCGGCAGTCTCCTTTGAGTTCCCGCCATGACGCGCTGGCAACAAAGGACAGGGGTTGCGCTCGTTGCGGGACTTAACCCAACATCTCACGACACGAGCTGACGACAGCCATGCACCACCTGTTTTCTCGTCTCCGAAGAGAGGCATCTATCTCTAGATGTTTCAATCAATGTCAAGCCCTGGTAAGGTTCTTCGCGTTGCGTCGAATTAAACCACATACTCCACCGCTTGTGCGGGCCCCCGTCAATTCCTTTGAGTTTCAGCCTTGCGGCCGTACTCCCCAGGCGGAATGCTTATTGCGTTAACTCCGGCACAGAAGGGGTCGATACCTCCTACACCTAGCATTCATCGTTTACGGCCAGGACTACCGGGGTATCTAATCCCGTTCGCTACCCTGGCTTTCGAGCCTCAGTGTCAGTCACAGTCCAGAAAGCCGCCTTCGCCACTGGTGTTCCTCCCGATATCTACGCATTTCACCGCTACACCGGGAATTCCGCTTTCCTCTCCTGCACTCAAGAATCTCGGTTTCTCTCCCATCACGGGGTTGAGCCCCGCACTTTTAAGAAAGACCTAAGTTCCCACCTGCGCTCCCTTTACGCCCAATGATTCCGGACAACGCTTGCCACCTACGTATTACCGCGGCTGCTGGCACGTAGTTAGCCGTGGCTTCCTCGTCAAGTACCGTCATTTAATAACACTATTCGCATTACTAACATTCGTCCTCGACAACAGAGCTTTACGATCCGAAGACCTTCTTCACTCACGCGGCGTTGC
This portion of the Selenomonas sp. TAMA-11512 genome encodes:
- a CDS encoding TRAP transporter substrate-binding protein, with translation MKKRFAVLMGLLLALSSILIAGCGTAGDKSGQGSDGAAQTIKVGFGSSLDTSSGGQGLKKFKELVESKSNGKIKVDLYGDGQLGNDKSMTEALQMGTLDMTLPSGSPLAEFNKAFLAFDLPFMFENVDQVDKVLAGKAGKEILASLDEQNIKGLAFFENGFRNITNSKRPIQTVDDLKGLKIRVMQNPIMIDTFKTWGANPTPMAFNEVFTALEQKTIDGQDNPNTIIYDGGLYEAQKYLTISHHFYTPYILIMSKKKWDTFSTEDQKLLQECADEAAVWQRAANRKLDGEYLNKMKEKGIEVNELSSAEMGNMREMVKPIYEAYKEQIGEARLKEIQSEMK
- a CDS encoding FadR/GntR family transcriptional regulator encodes the protein MSDTSHALSLVDKTAARIIKYITDNNLQPGEKLPTESSFIQILHVGRGTLREAIKQLNSRNVLESRQGSGTYVSDKRGIPQDPLGLTFLKNDPSLVRDLIDVRLMFEPEIAALAAHAATPAQIAEIEHCCTVVEQLIDAGKPYDEEDLAFHSSIAKASGNLVVVNLVPIIYTSIRSSILATSNSLSKETRIYHRKCMEAIKAHDMAGARYAMLMHLIINRNHRFSDNLQELHK